From Actinomyces procaprae:
GCCGTAGAGGCTGAGGTTGCAGATGACGCGGACGATCGCCGTCAGGGCCACCTCCCGGTTGGTGCCGAGGATGGTGACGCCCACCGACAGCTGACGCAGCGTGTCACCCAGGTCCCCGCGCTCGGGCTGAGGTTCTCCGCGGCCCACGAACAGCAGGCAGAGCAGGCCACCGGTGATGGTCCAGGCCAGGGAGAACCACAGCGTGCCCCGCTCGCCGATGAAGTTGATGGTCCGGGCAGGAATCCAGGAGCCGAGGCAGCCGACGCCGATGGAGTAGGCGGTCCAGAACCAGCCCATGGCGGAGGCGCGGGACGCCGGTGCCACCTTCTGGGTGATGTAAACGACGAAGGAGTATATGAACAGGGGGTAGGCCAGGCCGCGGCAGGCGTAGATCACCAGGATCAGTGGGTAGATGCCCGAGGGGATCGCCACGCCGACGAGCAGCAGGTGCAGGCCGACCCACAGCCCGGCGCCGATGAGCATGATCCGGCGTACCCCGAAGGTCTCCGCCAGGACGCCGGAGGCCCAGCCGGCCAGGGCGGCCATCAGGCCGTAGGCGGTGATGACCGTTGACGCCTGGGTCGCGGCGAAGCCCAGGGAGACGAGGTACTTGGACAGGAAGGTCAGCTCGAAGCCGTCGCCGGTCATGAAGATGGCGATGGCGATGAGCCCTGGGATCAGGATCCGTGGGGGTGCAAGGCGCATGGGTTCCACTCCGTCGTGTAGGTGCCGCGGCTCATTCCGCGGTTGCTGGCTAAAGCATCGCCCCGGGCGCGCACGGCGGTCTTCCGGCGTCGATGCCGGGCACCGGTACTTTTTTAGCCGGTGTTGCGGCGCGCGGGCCGACCTGCCCGGTAGCATCGGTCCAGGCTGCTTGAGGGGGGTGCTCGTCTTGTCCTGCACAGAACCCGCCGCGGGTGCGCCACACGCCGCTCCTACCGCCCGCAGGCCCTGGTGGTGGCGGGCGCTCACCTGGCCCTGGCGGAACTGGTTGCCCATCGTGGCGCACCTGGCCGGGATCGCGGCCACGCTGCTGACACCGGTAGCGCTGCTGTGGGCGGGCCTGAGCATGCCCACGACCGCCTTCGACCCCGAGGACGCCGATTACCGGTGCGCCTACGTGCTGGAGCACCCGGCCATTGCCGTCCGGGCCCACGAGGCGTGGTTCTTCTCCTCATGTGACATCGTCACTTCCGGCGGCGAGGTGTTGGCGCGGGTGCCCATGAGTCCGGGCTGGTGGCCCTGGGCGGCCGGGGGCCTCGTCCTGTTGAGTGCGAGTGCCGTGGTCTTGGCGCTGGCGGCTCTTCGTCTTCGGCGCGGCGCGCATCGAGCGTCCGCCCGCGTGCTGGCGCTGTTGGCACTGGTGATCGTGATGGCCACGCCGCATGGCCTGTCATGGTTGTATGAGCACGCCGAGTCCCCTGACCCCGCGGCTCTGGCCCGGGCCCAGGAGATGACCATCCCTGAGCTCACTGGAAACGGCGACGTCGTTCCCATCTCCTCCTCGGTTCAGGACTGCGACCCCGCTGAGCTGAGCTACTGGCGCATATCGGGCCATGCCGCGCTGGGCGGACACGTCACCGCCGTAATCGCCGTGCAGAACGACTCCAGGACCGCCTGCCTGGTATCCGGTTGGCCCGCCGTCGTCGTTCTTGACGAGCAGGACCGGGACGTCGAGGTCGCCGTGGTGCATGTGGATACCCGGGACTCGACCTCGCCGGGCGTTCAGGACCCGCGCGCGGTAGAGATCGGTCCGGGGGTACGGGCGGTTGCCACACTCCGGTGGGACAACGACCACACCCGCGCCGTCGGCACCCACCTGGAGGTGACGACGGCACTCGGCCGCCAGGCGGTCACGAAGGACCCCGACCCCAGGTACGAGGAGTGGGGCACCGCCCACGACCTGACGATCCCCGAGGGCAGTCTCGTCCTGATCTCTCCGTGGGAGCATGAATAGCCGCACCCCGAGGTCGTGTTCTGCGCCGGCGAGGTGGACGGCCCTCTTCTACGACACGGCGTAGGGCCGGTAGCATCGAGGACAACCGCTAGGGTCGAGGAGGACCAAGATGCCCGGGATGCGCGCACCCGCTGTGAGCGGCCAGGCGCTGGTTGTTGCCCGTGACCTGAGCGTCGGCTATGGCGAACACGCGGTGTGTGCTCCGGCGACCTTCACCCTTAGCCCCGGTGAGGTGCTGGCGCTGGCCGGTGTCAATGGCGCCGGCAAGTCCACCCTGCTGCGCACCTGCCTGGGACTGCTGCCACCCGTCGACGGTGAGGTCACACTGCTGGGACGTGTCCCCGATCCACGCTCGGCCGTGCAGCGCCGGGCCGTGGCCCGCGACCTGGGCGAGGAGTCCTTCTTTCCCACCCTGACCGTGGCCGAGCATCTCGCCCTGGTCTGTTACGGGCACTCCTCCCCCGCACCGGAGCGCACCGCCGCCGAGCTTCTGGATGAGTTCGACCTGGCGGAGCTGGCGGATGCTCTGCCCGATGAGCTGTCCTCGGGGCAGCGGCGCCGCTTGGCCCTGGCGGCGGTGTTGGCCCGGCCGCGCCGTCTGCTGGTACTGGATGAGCCGGAGCAGCGCCTGGACCACGTCACCCGCCGGGCCCTCGCCCGCCGCGTGGTGGCCGAGCGTGAAGCGGGAATCGGGGTGCTGCTCGCCTGCCACGACGCCGACTTCGTGCGCACTGCTGCAACCGCGGTGCTGCTGGTGGGTACAGGCACCCGCCTGCTTGGCGTTTCCGAAGGCGTGCGTGCCATCACCGAGGGCGCACTGTGAGCCCGGCCGATCACCACGCCCGCAAACTGCCTGCGGGGCGGGAACTGCGCCGCTGGGTGCGTGCGCATACCGCCCGCACGCGCAGCCCCTGGGCGCTGCTTGGCGACATCTATGACGCCGTCCTGGCGGCCGCAATCCTGGCCGCCCTGGCGGCGCCCTACCTTGGACGACTCGGAACCGGGACGACGCCGATACGCGGGACCATCGGCATGGATCCGACGTGGGCGGTGCTGGTGCTGTTGCTCCTGTTGGCGGGGATGCTCGTTGAGCCGCTGCGGCGACTGGGCCCGCTGTTTCTGCGAACCTACGAGGCCGCTTGGTGGCTGAACATGCCCGGAGACCGGCGCGGCCTGCTGGAACCGGTGGCGTGGGCGGAGGCGGCGGTGGCGGTCGCGGCCGGTGGTGGCGCCGGGCTCTTGCTGGCGGTGATGGCGGGCGCCGGCGCGATCACGGCGACCGGGATGGTCCTGCTCGCAGGCGCCTGCGGGGCACTGCTGCTCGTGGCCCTGGTGCGCGCCCAGGTGGTTGACGCCGGCCTTCCCGCGGTCAGGAGGACACTGCTGGGCGCGGCGGTGATCGCGCTGAGCGCCGGAGCGCTCGGGGCCCCCTCGCCCAGCCGGGTGCCCGGGGGCCTGTTCGTGTCACTCGGCCTCGGGACGGGTCTGGCGGCCGCAGTGTGGTGGTGGAGATTGCGCGTTCGCCTGGTCGAAATCCCGGATGCGCATCTGCTGGAGGTGGCCGCCCGCAATCTGGGGGTACAGGTATCCCTGCTGTCGCTGGACACACGCGCGCTGGGACGTCTGCTGTCCGCCCCGGTGCGCCGTCCGGCCGCATCCTCCCGTCTGCCGCTCGCCCGCCTCGCCCTCCGGCTGCCTCCGGGACTGCGCCCGCTGCTGGGGGTGGCTCAGGCGGACTGCCTCCTGTTGTGGCGTCAGCCGCGGCGGGCACTGCAGTTGCTGGCGGGCGGGATCGTCGCGGTGTTTCCCCTGTTTTCCAGCGGCGTGGGCGCGGTCGGCGCCGTCGTATTTCACCTGGTCGGCGGTTGGCTCGCAGTCCTGGCGCTCGCAGAGCCCGCGCGGCGCGCCTGGTTCGACGGCGGGGCGGACGCCTCCTGGCCGATGGGGCCGGTCCGGGTGCGGTGCGGGCACCTGCTGGTGCCGACCGCGATCATGATCGCCTGGACCGCCGCGGTGGTTGCCGCACAGCTGGTCGCCTCCGGGCGAGCTCCCGAGTCGGCCGGGCAGGCGTGGGCGGCCGTGGGCCTGGTGGTGGCGGCCGGCTGTGGTTGGGCGGGGGCGGCGCTGCGCTCCGGGTTCCGACCCACCCCGGACTTCTCACTGGGGCTGGTCGCCTCCCCGGTCGGCTCCCTGCCGCCGGGTGCGGTGGAGATGCTGGTCTCCGGTCCCGATGCCGCCGCCGTCGCCGGGCTGCCGACCGCGCTGCTGGCCCTGGGAGTGCCGGCGACGCCTCGGCTGCTGGGTGTGCAGCTGGTCGCCAGCGGCGCCGTGGTCACCTGGGGACTGCTGACCGGCCGACGGGCATAGTCCTAGCGGCCGACGGCGGGCGGGGCTCTCCTGTCCCCGCCCGCCGTCTCACTCGAATACCGGCCCGCGGCCGCTCCGGTCAGTCCTCCTGCTCGGGGACGGCGTCGACGCCGGCCTCCTTGCGCTGCTCGGGTGTGATCGGCGCGGGTGCGTCGGTGAGCGGATCGTAGCCGCCACCGGACTTCGGGAAGGCGATGACGTCGCGGATGGAGTCCGCGTGGGTCAGCAGGGACACGATACGGTCCCAGCCGAAGGCGATGCCGCCGTGCGGCGGGGCTCCGAACTTGAAGGCGTCCAGCAGGAAGCCGAACTTGTCCTGCGCCTCCTCCGGCCCGATCCCCATGACCTTGAAGACGCGCTCCTGCACGTCGCGGCGGTGGATACGGATGGAGCCGCCACCGATCTCATTGCCGTTGCACACGATGTCGTAGGCGTAGGCGAGCGCCGAACCGGGGTCGGTGTCGAAGGTGTCCAGGCACTCCGGCTTGGGTGAGGTGAAGGCGTGGTGGACGGCCGTCCAGGCGGACTTGCCCAGGGCCACATCACCTTCGGCCTTGGCCTCGGCCGACGGCTTGAACAGGGGCGCGTCCACCACCCACACGAAGGACCAGGCATCGTCGTCGATCAGGCCGCAGCGCTTGCCGATCTCCAGGCGCGCGGCGCCCAGCAGGGCCCGGGAGGCGTCCACGGTGCCGGCGGCGAAGAAGATGCAGTCACCCGGCTTGGCCCCGGCGGCCTGGGCGAGGCCGGCACGCTCGGCGTCGGTGATGTTCTTGGCGACCGGCCCGCCGAGGGTGCCGTCCTCTCCGACCGTGACGTAGGCCAGGCCGCGGGCTCCGCGCTGGCGGGCCCACTCCTGCCAGGCGTCGAAGGTGCGGCGGGACTGTGAGGCCCCACCAGGCATGACGACGGCACCCACATAGGGGTTCTGGAAGACGCGGAAGGTGGTGTCCTTGAAGAAGTCGGTCAGGTCCACCAGCTCGAGTCCGAAGCGCAGGTCGGGCTTGTCGGTGCCGTAGCGCTCCATGGCGTCGCGATAGGTAATGCGCGGAATCGGGGTGGGCAGCTCGTAGTCGATCAGGGACCACACCTCGCGCAGGATGTCCTCGGCGACGGCGATCACATCCTCCTGGTCCACGAAGCTCATCTCGACGTCCAGCTGGGTGAACTCCGGCTGGCGGTCGGCCCGGAAGTCCTCGTCGCGATAGCAGCGGGCGATCTGGTAGTAGCGCTCCATGCCGGCCACCATGAGCAGCTGCTTGAACAGCTGAGGACTCTGGGGCAGGGCGTACCAGGATCCCGGTGCCAGGCGGGCGGGGACCAGGAAGTCGCGGGCGCCCTCGGGCGTGGAGCGAGTCAGCGTGGGCGTCTCAATCTCCACGAAGTCGTGGGAGTCCAGGACACGCCGAGCCGCCTGGGAGACCTTGGAACGCAGCCGCATGGAGTGCTGCATGGGGCTGCGGCGCAGGTCGAGGTACCGGTACTTCAGGCGGGTCTCCTCCCCCACCTGGCCGGAGTCCTCGGCGTGGTCGGAGACCTGGAACGGCAGCGCCGCGGCCGGGTTCAGGATCTCGACGTCGGAGACGACGACCTCGATCTCCCCGGTGGGCAGGTTGGGGTTGGCGTTGCCCTCCGGGCGTGCCGATACCTCACCGGTCACCTTGAGCACGTACTCCGCGCGCAGGTCGTGGGCGACCTCCTCACGGATCACCACCTGGGCGATGCCCGAGGCGTCGCGCAGGTCGATGAAGGCGACGCCGCCGTGGTCGCGGCGGCGATCGACCCAACCGGCGAGGGTGACGACCTGTCCGATATCGGCGGCGCGCAGTGTGCCTGCATCGCGGGTTCGCATCACGGTGCTGTGTTCCTTCCGTTGGGGGCGCTGAGCCGGCGCCCGGCGGGGCGCACCGCGAGACGGGCGGGCGCCGCGGCGATACTACGCCGGTGGCGTCGCGCCTCAGCGCCTCGTGACGTACTCGAGCTCGCGCTCGTAGGCGGACAAGCGACGACGCTCGATCAGCACCACGACCGCGAGCACCAGCAGCACTGCTCCGAGCGCGAACAGGACAGTGGTTACTACCGGCAATGATGCCGCGGCCCAGCTTCCCTCCGATGATGATCCCGCCGACCCGCCGGCCGCTGCCGCCGCCGGCCCGCCGGCCGCTGCGGGCGCGGTGGCGGTCTGCGTCGCGGAGGCGCTGGCGGACGGGGAGGTGTCCTCGGTGAGCTGCGGCGTCGGCACGGAGGGCGACTCGCCACCGATAATGGTCACATCGGCGACCGTGAAGTACGGGCTCTTGTTGGTGTAGTCGAGAGTGCGGACGGCATTGGTCGGAATGTCCTCGCCCTCCGTCACCCGGAAGCGCAGCCAGTGCACGCCCTTGGTGACATAGCCGGGCAGCTCGACCGACCCGGAGTAGGCGCCGTCATCACCGACGGTGAGTTCACCGATCGCTGTCGGCTCACCTTCCGGCGCGCGGTCGCCGTCGTCGATGAGAATCTCGACCACGGCGCCACCCGGGAAGCCGGAGAGCGTGTATGTGAGCGTCCCCCCAACGGCGATCGTGGAAGGGCCTACGGTGGACGCGGTTCCGGTGGTCGAGCCGCCCATGACCGAGTCGGCGCGCGCGCCCGTTACCGGCAGCACCGCCAGCATCACGGTGAGCAGCGCCGCGGGCACGGCGACCCGGCCGCGCACCCTGAGAATGCGCGACATGACGATCCGCAGCCCTTGTAGCAAGCTCCCTCCTCCCGTTACGCGGCCGTAACCAGCATACACGTTATCGGCGAGTGATTCGCGTTCCGTTGCCGTGCAGACCGGGGAACGCGAGCATGATGAATGACGTGGCCCCCAGTACCAGCAGCAGGCCCGCGGAGACGAGCTTCCAACCGTCAGGGCCCAACCCGCCGTCGTCCGTCAGGTCCTCGCCCGTGATCAGGGTGACACCGGCCCCGTTGTCCGTCTGCACATCGGTAGTGCCCGCGATCTCGAGCTGCGCCCATCCGAGCAGCTCGGAGTCGCGGTCAGCCACGGCGATCTTGTAGCTGCCCGGATCAAGGGCGGAAATGTCTACCGAAACCGAGTTATCGGCGCCGACCTGCACCCAGCCCGCGGTTGTCGCGCCGGGGAAGACGAAGACGGCGACCCAGTCGCCCTCGTGCACCTTGGCTGAGGGGAAGATCAGTGTGATGGTCACTCCCTGCCGAGTCCCGGAAAGGGATCCGGCGTTGTCGGGTCCGAGCTCGTTGGCGTCCTGCACCGGCGACGCCGGTGCCATGCTGGGGCGGGCGCCGCTATCCGAGTCGGCCCCTTCAGCGGGCTGAGACGCCGGCTCCGCCGCGGGCTGATCCGCATGTGCGGCAGGCGTCGTCGGCGAAGTGCCCGACGGCGTGTTGGTCTCCTGCACGATGAGCGGATCGATCTCCACGCCCTCGTTGAGGACCTCGAAGCTCGTCGGCGCAGCCGTGGGCCGGGCGGCCGCGGTCGAGGAGCCGGTGGACGGGACCTGCCCGGTACCACCGCCGGTGGTGCCCGAGCCCGACGGGGTCTGCACGGCCGTCGGCTGCGCCGCGGGGGCCGCGGGCGCGGATGGAGCGGTAGTCGCCTCGCCGGTCGGGGCTGCGGTGTGCCCGGTATCCGTGGTCGCAGTCGCCTCCGACGTGGGTGCGGCGCTGGACTGCGAGGGCTCGCCGGCGGCAGTCGGATGGGGCTGCGCAGAGGGCTCGGCGGACTGCCCCGGCGTGGGTTCGGCCGTCGGGTCCAAGTCGTCGGGCTGTGTCGGCTGCTCAGTCGGCTGCGGTGTCTGGGAGCCCTCGCCGGACTCCCCGATATGCACCGAGATGACGTCACCGCCAGGAACGCCCTGAACGCTTGTGGGCCTGGCCGAGACGGTGTAGCCGACTGCCAGGCGCACTCCGACGGACTCGAGCGCCGCTGCGGAGACCACGAAGTGGTCGCCGAGGAATCTGGCGCGCACGTTCACCGTGCTGGTGTTTCCGGCGGCGTCGGTCACGTCGAGTGCGACCTTGAAGGTGCCGGCGATGTTCACGCTCCGGTCGAATGCCCAGCCGGTTCCGACCAGTGCGCCGTCGACGTAGCTCAAGGTCGCGCCAGCGGTGGCCTCGGGCAGTCGCACATCGATGGTCAAGGTATCGACCGTCTGCCACTCGGGAGCGGACGGCTGGCGCCACTGCATGTTGTAGCGGCCCACATGAGGGTCCATCGCCTGCGTGAACGGCCACAGCGGCAGCCCGTAATTTGAGCGTCCGTTGGTGAAGTACGGGTAGATCGTGGCCGACTGGGAGGAGCCCGACTCGCTGACCAGGCGAATCTGAACCGGGGTGGTCACGGATCCCTGCGATCCGAGCGGCCGCCCCGTCTCATCCTCCCAGCCGAAGAACATCAGCAGTGGCCTGTCGGTGCTGCTGGAGGAGACGTATACCGAGTCCGCATCCTGCACCTGAACGCGCATGCCCGCCGCGTCACCGTCCGGTTCTGCCGCGGCGGCGTCATCGGCTCCCGTGGCGGTCGGCGCCGACTCCTCAGGCGCCGCGGAAGTCGTCGCATCAGCCTCCGTTACGGCCTCTTCCAGGGCACCGGTTTGTGCGGGAACTCCCTGCGGGAGCGTTGCCTGCGTCGACTCGCTGCTCGCCGCGGAGTCATCTGAGACGTCCTCCGGGGGAGCCGGCAGCAGTCCGCGGCTCGGCGGTGGCGGTCGCGGAGGGGGTGGCGGTAGCCCGCTCGTCCGCCATTGCGGTCGGCAGCCAGTGGTCGGCGGAGGCCACGGCGCCCATCCCGACGGACGTCGCCAGGATCAGTCCAAGCACTGCGGGCACGACGGACACGGCTCGCAGCACAGGTCTGCGGGCGATGCGGGTCACCTTGGCGTGGCGCGGAAGTTGGGTCATGGATTCGGAGCTCGTCTGTTGGCCTTGGTCTGTTGGGGAACCGTTGCGGCACAGGCACGGTCACGGTGGCGCTGGACTTAACCCGCATGCGCTCTCAAGCAGCCTCGGGAGCCTCGAACACAGGGCTTTCGGGGAGCTCGGGAGTTATGCGTGTGGGTCGGGCCCAACGCACCTCGATGGTATCGCCCAATTTGCCTAAGCAACACTGAAATGCCGGGAGCGTGCGGGGTGTCACCCGCGCAGAGGACCCCGAATCCCCCGCCCGCACCGACCGAGCCACGCCGGTTTTCTTCCGGGATGGCAAGGAATACCCGGGCGAACAAGACAGGTCGGCGGGGTTTTCACCGCATAAGTCTCACTATCGCATCGAAGGTCTCGAGGATGTGAACCATTGCTGCAGCTGGGGACCGAGCCACACTTCACCGAGGATATGCGGGACCCAGGGGCCACATGCGGTTCCCATCCGGCCCCATCCGCGAACCGCACCACCACAAGCGGTCGGACGCAGCGGCACGAGACCTGATTCACGTGTGAACTGTTGCGCACAGGGGACTTGGCGTCGCATAACCGCGGCCGCATGCCCTAAACTGGTCGGCCGGAGTGATCCGTGCTGTGAGCCCCGTTCACGGCTCGTTCAGCCGCTGACTACCGCGGTGCCGAGCGTGATCCCGTGAGTAAGTGCGTGAAGCCCCTGGGCCCCCGATATTGATTCCAATCGGGGTGCCGGGCAAGTGTGGTGGGTGCGGCGCGGCAAGAGCGGAGACCATCCGGCCCTCCCCCACACTCCGCGACCGGTTCCCTACTACGGAACCAGATACGGGAAGAACACCATGACAGCCACCCCCAACGGGTCCTCTATGCCCTTCGACACCCCGCAGGACGGTCCTCTGGGCATTGATGATCTCTTCAGCGCCGAGATCGAGGGCACCGTCCCGCCTGCTGCTGCGTCCAGCAGTGACTTCAAGAACCAAGATGACCACGAGGACGTCGCCGCGCCTCATGGTCCGGACTTCGTCTCGCCGCCCTCCGCGGAGTCCTTCGACACCCCGGCGTCCTCCGACTCTCCCGAGGACCCCGAGGGCCTGGAGGATGAGGACGAGGCGGACGACGTCGACCTGAACCTGCCGGAGTCCGATCCCGAGGAAGCCGACGCGTACGAGGAGGACGCCGACGACCCCGAGGCAGACCTCTCCGAGGACGAGGTCGACGGGCACACGCCGTTCGTCGACTCCGAGGAGGACGACGTGGACGAGGCGGCTGCACGGGCCCCCGAGGACATCACCTTCGACGACCTGGGCCTGCCCGCCGACCTGCTCAAGGCAGTCAAGGACATGGGCTTCGAAAGTCCGACGCCGATTCAGCGTGAGGCCATTCCCGTGCTGCTGTCCGGCCGCGACGTCGTCGGTATCGCCCAGACCGGCACCGGCAAGACGGCCGCCTTCGGCCTGCCACTGCTGGACGCCGTCGACGCCCGGGACGGCGCGGTACAGGCCCTGGTACTGGCGCCCACGCGCGAGCTGGCGCTGCAAAGCGCCGAGGCCATCACCGACATGGCCTCCCGGTCTCGCGGCCTGGATGTGGTGGCCGTCTACGGCGGCGCCCCCTACGGTCCGCAGATCGGGGCGCTGCGAGACGGCGCCCAGGTTGTCGTCGGCACACCCGGGCGCGTCATCGACCTGATCGAGAAGGGCGCACTGTCCCTGGATGACGTGAAGTACTTCGTGCTCGACGAGGCCGACGAGATGCTGCGCATGGGATTCGCCGAGGACGTGGAGACAATCGCCGCGTCCCTGCCCGAGCAGCGCCGCACAGCACTTTTCTCCGCCACCATGCCGCCCGCCATCCAGGCGGTCGCCCGGCAGCACCTCGATGACCCGGTGCGCGTGGAGGTCTCCCGCCAGGCGTCCACCGTCGACACCGTGCACCAGACGTACGCCGTGGTGCCATTCCGCCACAAGATCGGCGCCGCAGCGCGCGTGCTGGCCGTGACCGACGCCGAGGCCGCCCTGGTCTTCGTGCGGACCAAGTCCACCGCCGAGGACGTGGCCATCGAGCTGGCCGGCCGCGGCATTCAGGCGGCCGCCATCTCCGGCGATGTGCCCCAGCGCGAGCGCGAGCGGCTGGTTGAGCGCCTGCGTGCGGGCACGCTCGACGTGCTGGTGGCCACGGACGTCGCCGCCCGCGGCCTGGACGTGGACCGCATCGGACTCGTCGTCAACTTCGACGTGCCCCGCGAGGCGGAGGCATACGTGCACCGGATCGGACGTACCGGCCGCGCGGGACGCCACGGTGAGGCCGTCACCTTCCTGACCCCCAAGGAGAAGCGCAAGCTCCGCCAGATCGAGAACCTGACCGGTACCCGCCTGGAGGAGGTCACGCTCCCCTCCCCCGCGGACGTGTCCGCGCACCGCGCCGGCAAGCTGCTTGACCGCGCTGCCGCGCGCTACGAGCGCGGCCGCCTGGACATGTACGCCGAACTCGTCGCCGCCAAGAGCGAGGAGCTGGGCGTTGAGTCCGAGGACCTGGCCGCCACGCTGCTCGCCCTCGCCGTCGGCGACGAGGGGCCGCGGCGCCGGGGCGATGGGGAACGTCCCCGTCGTGGTAACCGGGAGGAGCTACTGGACGAGGACGGCTCCTTCGTGTCCGCGTCCTTCGAGGGCGGCCGCGATGACCGCCGCGGACGCCGCGGAGACCGCTTCGACGGCAAGCCCGGTGCCGGACGCGGGGGGCGGCGCCGCCACGAGGAGGGCAGCGGCACCGTCTACCGCATCGAGGTCGGTCACCGGGACCGGGTCCTTCCCGGGGCGATCGTCGGCGCCCTGGCCAATGAGGGTTCCATCTCGGGATCCGACATCGGCAAGATCGACATTCTTCAGTCCTTCTCCCTGGTTGAGATTCACACGCCGTTGAGCGAGGAGCAGCTGGAGAGCATGCGCCGCGCCACCTTCGCCGGCAGGGAGCTGCGCATCCGCGAGGACGAGGGCCCCGGCCATGGCTGGGACGGTCAGCGCGGTGGCCGCTCCGGTGGCGGATTCCGAGGCGGGCGGAACAACGACCGCGGTTCCGGGCGTTACGACCGTGGCGGCTCCAAGCGGCGCTATGACCGTGACGACCGCCGCTATGACAGGAACGACCGGAGCGGTCGCTGGGGCAACCGCGGCTGGGACGGTGGCCGCAAGGGCGGTTTCCGCGGTAGCCGCGACGGGCGG
This genomic window contains:
- a CDS encoding MFS transporter; translation: MRLAPPRILIPGLIAIAIFMTGDGFELTFLSKYLVSLGFAATQASTVITAYGLMAALAGWASGVLAETFGVRRIMLIGAGLWVGLHLLLVGVAIPSGIYPLILVIYACRGLAYPLFIYSFVVYITQKVAPASRASAMGWFWTAYSIGVGCLGSWIPARTINFIGERGTLWFSLAWTITGGLLCLLFVGRGEPQPERGDLGDTLRQLSVGVTILGTNREVALTAIVRVICNLSLYGFPVIMPLYLTTAGYGEEWFTMPQLMTIWGIQFAVTVFGNLLWGWIGDRYGWMRQMRWYGCWFCAVATLGFYYVPQFLGGNMIALGAAAVLLGMGVTAFVPMAAVFPALAPEHRGAAISANNLASGLTTFVGPGLVTLLLPHIGVAGVCWTYTALYLLGSLITVFIHPDQPGFDRNGRRLPETADRPVAEVAA
- a CDS encoding DUF4232 domain-containing protein, whose protein sequence is MSCTEPAAGAPHAAPTARRPWWWRALTWPWRNWLPIVAHLAGIAATLLTPVALLWAGLSMPTTAFDPEDADYRCAYVLEHPAIAVRAHEAWFFSSCDIVTSGGEVLARVPMSPGWWPWAAGGLVLLSASAVVLALAALRLRRGAHRASARVLALLALVIVMATPHGLSWLYEHAESPDPAALARAQEMTIPELTGNGDVVPISSSVQDCDPAELSYWRISGHAALGGHVTAVIAVQNDSRTACLVSGWPAVVVLDEQDRDVEVAVVHVDTRDSTSPGVQDPRAVEIGPGVRAVATLRWDNDHTRAVGTHLEVTTALGRQAVTKDPDPRYEEWGTAHDLTIPEGSLVLISPWEHE
- a CDS encoding ABC transporter ATP-binding protein, which translates into the protein MRAPAVSGQALVVARDLSVGYGEHAVCAPATFTLSPGEVLALAGVNGAGKSTLLRTCLGLLPPVDGEVTLLGRVPDPRSAVQRRAVARDLGEESFFPTLTVAEHLALVCYGHSSPAPERTAAELLDEFDLAELADALPDELSSGQRRRLALAAVLARPRRLLVLDEPEQRLDHVTRRALARRVVAEREAGIGVLLACHDADFVRTAATAVLLVGTGTRLLGVSEGVRAITEGAL
- a CDS encoding DUF6297 family protein; the encoded protein is MSPADHHARKLPAGRELRRWVRAHTARTRSPWALLGDIYDAVLAAAILAALAAPYLGRLGTGTTPIRGTIGMDPTWAVLVLLLLLAGMLVEPLRRLGPLFLRTYEAAWWLNMPGDRRGLLEPVAWAEAAVAVAAGGGAGLLLAVMAGAGAITATGMVLLAGACGALLLVALVRAQVVDAGLPAVRRTLLGAAVIALSAGALGAPSPSRVPGGLFVSLGLGTGLAAAVWWWRLRVRLVEIPDAHLLEVAARNLGVQVSLLSLDTRALGRLLSAPVRRPAASSRLPLARLALRLPPGLRPLLGVAQADCLLLWRQPRRALQLLAGGIVAVFPLFSSGVGAVGAVVFHLVGGWLAVLALAEPARRAWFDGGADASWPMGPVRVRCGHLLVPTAIMIAWTAAVVAAQLVASGRAPESAGQAWAAVGLVVAAGCGWAGAALRSGFRPTPDFSLGLVASPVGSLPPGAVEMLVSGPDAAAVAGLPTALLALGVPATPRLLGVQLVASGAVVTWGLLTGRRA
- the aspS gene encoding aspartate--tRNA ligase; the encoded protein is MMRTRDAGTLRAADIGQVVTLAGWVDRRRDHGGVAFIDLRDASGIAQVVIREEVAHDLRAEYVLKVTGEVSARPEGNANPNLPTGEIEVVVSDVEILNPAAALPFQVSDHAEDSGQVGEETRLKYRYLDLRRSPMQHSMRLRSKVSQAARRVLDSHDFVEIETPTLTRSTPEGARDFLVPARLAPGSWYALPQSPQLFKQLLMVAGMERYYQIARCYRDEDFRADRQPEFTQLDVEMSFVDQEDVIAVAEDILREVWSLIDYELPTPIPRITYRDAMERYGTDKPDLRFGLELVDLTDFFKDTTFRVFQNPYVGAVVMPGGASQSRRTFDAWQEWARQRGARGLAYVTVGEDGTLGGPVAKNITDAERAGLAQAAGAKPGDCIFFAAGTVDASRALLGAARLEIGKRCGLIDDDAWSFVWVVDAPLFKPSAEAKAEGDVALGKSAWTAVHHAFTSPKPECLDTFDTDPGSALAYAYDIVCNGNEIGGGSIRIHRRDVQERVFKVMGIGPEEAQDKFGFLLDAFKFGAPPHGGIAFGWDRIVSLLTHADSIRDVIAFPKSGGGYDPLTDAPAPITPEQRKEAGVDAVPEQED
- a CDS encoding DEAD/DEAH box helicase — encoded protein: MTATPNGSSMPFDTPQDGPLGIDDLFSAEIEGTVPPAAASSSDFKNQDDHEDVAAPHGPDFVSPPSAESFDTPASSDSPEDPEGLEDEDEADDVDLNLPESDPEEADAYEEDADDPEADLSEDEVDGHTPFVDSEEDDVDEAAARAPEDITFDDLGLPADLLKAVKDMGFESPTPIQREAIPVLLSGRDVVGIAQTGTGKTAAFGLPLLDAVDARDGAVQALVLAPTRELALQSAEAITDMASRSRGLDVVAVYGGAPYGPQIGALRDGAQVVVGTPGRVIDLIEKGALSLDDVKYFVLDEADEMLRMGFAEDVETIAASLPEQRRTALFSATMPPAIQAVARQHLDDPVRVEVSRQASTVDTVHQTYAVVPFRHKIGAAARVLAVTDAEAALVFVRTKSTAEDVAIELAGRGIQAAAISGDVPQRERERLVERLRAGTLDVLVATDVAARGLDVDRIGLVVNFDVPREAEAYVHRIGRTGRAGRHGEAVTFLTPKEKRKLRQIENLTGTRLEEVTLPSPADVSAHRAGKLLDRAAARYERGRLDMYAELVAAKSEELGVESEDLAATLLALAVGDEGPRRRGDGERPRRGNREELLDEDGSFVSASFEGGRDDRRGRRGDRFDGKPGAGRGGRRRHEEGSGTVYRIEVGHRDRVLPGAIVGALANEGSISGSDIGKIDILQSFSLVEIHTPLSEEQLESMRRATFAGRELRIREDEGPGHGWDGQRGGRSGGGFRGGRNNDRGSGRYDRGGSKRRYDRDDRRYDRNDRSGRWGNRGWDGGRKGGFRGSRDGR